A stretch of the Haloplanus aerogenes genome encodes the following:
- a CDS encoding cold-shock protein has protein sequence MATGTVDFFNDTGGYGFIETEDADDDVFFHMEDVGGPDLEEGQELEFEIEDSPKGPRATNVVRL, from the coding sequence ATGGCAACTGGTACGGTTGATTTCTTCAACGACACTGGCGGTTACGGCTTTATCGAAACTGAGGACGCGGACGACGACGTGTTCTTCCACATGGAAGACGTGGGCGGCCCGGACCTCGAAGAAGGACAGGAACTCGAATTCGAAATCGAGGACTCTCCCAAGGGTCCCCGCGCGACGAACGTCGTTCGCCTTTAA